The Streptomyces sp. ICC1 DNA window GGTCGTCCTGCGGCGCAAGGGCCTGGCAGCGGAGCGTGCCGCGAAGTGAGCCGCGGGAGTCCGGCACGTGGCGCTGTTGCGCAAGAGGCGGGTGATTCTTCGGTGACTGGGGATGCGGTGCGGAATGCCGTGTCGGCCGACGGGGACACCGGGGCGGTCGCGGCAGATGTGCTGCGGCTCCTCGCGCAGAGTAACGGAACGGTCGCTGTGGCGGAGTCGCTGACCGGCGGCATGGTGGCCGCCGAGCTCACGGCCGTCCCCGGGGCCTCCCGCTCCTTCCGCGGCTCGGTCACGGCCTACGCGACCGAGCTCAAGCACCGGGTGCTGGGCGTGGACGCGGAGCTGCTGGCGGCCGAAGGCGCGGTGAACGCGCAGGTCGCGCAGGAGATGGCGGCCGGAGTGCGGCGCGTGCTGGACGCTTCGTGGGGCATCGCGACCACCGGAGTGGCCGGTCCGGACGCGCAGGACGGCCAGCCGGTGGGCACCGTTTTCGTCGCCGTGGAGGGTCCCGGGAGCAGGAAAACGGCCCGGCTGAGGTTGAAAGGCTCCCGCGCGGAAATCCGTAGGGAGAGTGCACGGACAGTGCTCGAGCTGCTCGCGAGCGAACTCCGCGAGAATCTGCGGGGGCAGGATACGGAACAGGACGGGGGGATTTGATGTTTGCAGCCCTGAGTGAACACGACATCGCTCCCCGCACGGCCGCCGCGCGAGGCGGTACGGTGGGGCGTGAAGGTTACGGCTACACGGTCAGAGGAGGGAGCCACCGATGATTCTGCTCCGTCGCCTGCTGGGTGACGTGCTGCGTCGGCAGCGCCAGCGCCAGGGCCGTACT harbors:
- a CDS encoding CinA family protein; this translates as MSADGDTGAVAADVLRLLAQSNGTVAVAESLTGGMVAAELTAVPGASRSFRGSVTAYATELKHRVLGVDAELLAAEGAVNAQVAQEMAAGVRRVLDASWGIATTGVAGPDAQDGQPVGTVFVAVEGPGSRKTARLRLKGSRAEIRRESARTVLELLASELRENLRGQDTEQDGGI